A genomic window from Panthera tigris isolate Pti1 chromosome B4, P.tigris_Pti1_mat1.1, whole genome shotgun sequence includes:
- the LOC107179058 gene encoding uncharacterized protein LOC107179058 isoform X1, which yields MAQIVAKKILEEILPRYGFPVMIGSDNGPAFVSKVSQGLASVLGADWKLHCAYQPQSSGQVERMNRTLKETLTKLTMETGANWVELLPYALYRVRNSPYKLGLTPHEIMFGRLTPIIPNLKSNLIQLDQDNSLLSSLRALQWVHEAVWPKLKEVYETGPPPTPHQYHPGDWVLVKRHRQNLEPRWKGPYQIILTTPTAIKVDNLPTWIHHTHVKPVDPLSDLVGHTDKNTTWTVDRSKKNPLKLTLHRASPKHVQDSDPCPTSPQPQTPGGRTKCPR from the coding sequence ATCCTAGAAGAAATCctgcccaggtatggttttccagtCATGATAGGGTCAGACAATGGACCTGCATTCGTCTCTAAGGTAAGTCAGGGATTGGCTTCCGTACTTGGGGCagattggaaattacattgtgcctACCAGCCCCAAAGCTCAGGAcaagtagaaagaatgaatagaacatTAAAAGAGACCCTTACTAAATTGACTATGGAGACTGGTGCTAATTGGGTAGAGTTACTCCCCTATGCTCTGTACAGGGTTCGCAACTCCCCATACAAGTTGGGCCTTACACCCCATGAAATCATGTTTGGCAGACTCACACCTATCATACCTAATCTTAAGTCAAACCTCATTCAATTAGACCAAGATAACAGCCTCTTGTCTTCTCTCAGGGCTCTACAGTGGGTTCATGAGGCCGTGTGGCCTAAACTAAAAGAAGTGTATGAGACGGGGCCCCCTCCCACTCCTCATCAGTATCATCCAGGAGACTGGGTCCTCGTCAAGCGACACCGGCAGAACCTTGAACCCAGGTGGAAAGGACCTTACCAAATCATCCTGACGACTCCCACCGCCATCAAGGTAGATAACCTCCCCACCTGGATACACCACACCCACGTGAAGCCTGTCGACCCGCTGTCTGACCTCGTGGGACACACTGATAAAAATACTACTTGGACTGTAGACCGGAGTAAGAAAAACCCCCTCAAACTAACCTTGCACCGTGCCTCCCCTAAACATGTACAGGATAGTGACCCTTGTCCTACTAGCCCTCAACCTCAAACTCCTGGAGGGAGGACTAAATGCCCCCGTTGA